A single bacterium DNA region contains:
- a CDS encoding dihydrodipicolinate synthase family protein: MNGDEIRQALTGPFASLRTPFCKDGSIDFGALRNYIDFCISAGSKTLMLTYGDSLFSVLTDKEVAEVTKIVSEHNAGRAMVVAADRAWWTGKAVDFAEYVRKIGADMLMVMPPDWAGSCTPETLAEHYAVVAGHIPVMIVTNVFISRGKEFGLKTLKRILEISGNVLAVKDDMCGEFARKMSLLVYDRLAVVSGGQKQNHLDLLPYGCDGYLSTFTTFKPEVTRAYWKAIQSHDLNAARNIISKFDIPYFDFVMKLRGGFDAGLHGALELFGIAKRWRRAPYYSLNDEEMEQLADFFRGLSLL, from the coding sequence ATGAATGGAGATGAGATACGACAAGCCCTAACCGGTCCCTTTGCCTCGCTGAGGACGCCGTTTTGCAAGGATGGGAGCATCGATTTTGGAGCTTTACGTAATTACATAGATTTTTGCATATCCGCCGGCAGCAAAACGCTCATGCTCACCTATGGCGACAGCCTGTTCAGTGTCTTGACTGACAAAGAAGTCGCTGAAGTTACGAAGATCGTTTCGGAGCATAATGCGGGCCGGGCAATGGTTGTGGCCGCCGACAGGGCCTGGTGGACCGGCAAGGCGGTTGACTTTGCTGAATATGTCCGTAAGATAGGCGCAGATATGTTGATGGTTATGCCCCCGGATTGGGCTGGCTCCTGCACCCCGGAGACCCTGGCAGAACACTACGCGGTGGTCGCGGGGCATATTCCTGTCATGATCGTTACCAATGTCTTCATTTCACGAGGGAAGGAATTCGGACTGAAAACGCTAAAACGCATATTGGAAATCAGCGGGAACGTCCTCGCTGTCAAGGATGATATGTGCGGCGAGTTCGCAAGAAAGATGTCTTTGCTCGTTTACGACCGATTGGCGGTTGTCAGCGGAGGTCAAAAGCAGAATCACCTGGACTTGTTGCCATACGGCTGTGATGGCTATTTATCCACGTTTACCACCTTTAAACCGGAAGTTACACGCGCTTACTGGAAAGCGATTCAGTCGCATGATCTAAATGCGGCCAGGAACATAATAAGTAAATTTGATATCCCGTATTTCGACTTTGTCATGAAACTTCGGGGTGGATTTGACGCCGGCCTGCATGGCGCTCTCGAATTGTTCGGGATTGCGAAGCGCTGGAGGCGCGCGCCGTATTACAGCCTGAACGATGAAGAAATGGAACAGCTGGCTGATTTTTTCAGAGGTTTGTCCTTGTTATAA
- a CDS encoding Gfo/Idh/MocA family oxidoreductase, producing MKFLVIGLGSMGKRRIRCLQYLKEKDIIGFDLREDRRKEVKEKYGVETFARFEDAMAKNPDVFIISVPSNLHHHYAMIAVKEKKHFFTESNFLSEGIDDLVAIEEKGEVIAVPSLTPSHHPSLKLMKKFVKEKKAGKNLSFIYHLGAYLPDWHSWEDYRHVYYSKKETSGCKEMVAFELTWITWMFGKVKKVSAFKSKVSDLETDIDDVYQIILELENGILGNMMIDVISRKSGREMKLVGEEGNIVWNSEESKLKVYLAEKKEWEEYPEDDMLIEQGYSVKINERMYIEEIEDFLKALRGEKSYPYTFREEKGIINVLEAIDQSARTGKTMEVKL from the coding sequence ATGAAATTTTTAGTAATAGGACTCGGTTCCATGGGAAAGAGGAGAATAAGATGTTTACAATATTTGAAAGAAAAGGATATTATCGGTTTTGATTTAAGAGAGGATAGACGTAAAGAGGTAAAAGAGAAATATGGGGTAGAAACGTTTGCAAGATTCGAAGATGCAATGGCTAAAAATCCTGATGTTTTCATTATCTCTGTTCCAAGCAATCTTCATCATCATTATGCAATGATAGCTGTTAAAGAAAAGAAGCATTTTTTTACTGAATCAAATTTTCTTTCTGAAGGCATAGATGATTTAGTGGCTATTGAGGAAAAAGGAGAAGTTATTGCTGTGCCGAGTCTTACCCCCTCTCATCATCCTTCATTGAAGTTGATGAAGAAGTTTGTAAAAGAGAAAAAAGCAGGAAAAAATCTATCATTTATTTATCATCTTGGTGCTTACTTGCCTGATTGGCATTCATGGGAAGACTATCGCCATGTGTATTATTCTAAGAAAGAAACTTCGGGGTGTAAGGAGATGGTTGCTTTTGAATTAACATGGATAACGTGGATGTTTGGAAAGGTGAAAAAGGTAAGCGCTTTTAAGTCAAAGGTATCTGATTTAGAAACAGATATTGACGATGTTTATCAAATTATTCTGGAACTTGAAAACGGGATTTTGGGGAATATGATGATAGATGTAATCTCCCGTAAATCGGGAAGGGAAATGAAGCTTGTAGGTGAAGAAGGGAATATTGTCTGGAATTCAGAAGAAAGCAAGCTGAAGGTTTATCTTGCTGAGAAAAAAGAATGGGAAGAATATCCTGAAGATGACATGCTAATAGAGCAAGGATACTCGGTAAAAATAAATGAAAGGATGTATATTGAAGAAATAGAGGATTTTTTAAAAGCTTTAAGAGGAGAAAAATCTTATCCCTATACTTTTAGAGAAGAAAAAGGGATAATCAATGTTTTAGAGGCAATTGACCAGAGTGCTAGAACAGGAAAAACAATGGAGGTAAAGTTATGA
- a CDS encoding aminotransferase class III-fold pyridoxal phosphate-dependent enzyme: MNGKGQKLWNRAKKIIPGGNQLLSKRSERFLPDQWPAYYKKAKGVEIWDLDGNKYIDMSIMGVSSCILGYADKDVNEAVKNVIDNGSMSTLNSPEGVELTELLLKLHPWAGMVRFARTGGESMAIAVRIARAYTKKDKVAFCGYHGWHDWYLAANLADNKNLDGQLLPGLEPLGVPRCLKGTAIPFTYNKIDELKNIVSKNKDIGVIVVEPVRHHEPEDNFLGKIKEIAKDIKAVLIFDEITSGWRMNIGGAYKLYNVHPDIAVYAKAISNGFPMAAIVGKGEIMDVAQDSFISSTYWTERIGPAAAIATINKLKKNNVPSHLIKIGDLIKKGWKKLADSHNLKIKIIGIPPLPAFVFDYKDSQALITLFTQEMLKRGFLASGGVSCSYSHKEEHIKRYLNSADEVFGIIKKAIKKNNVRNLLKGPVAHTGFKRLT, from the coding sequence ATGAACGGTAAAGGGCAGAAGCTTTGGAACAGGGCAAAGAAGATTATTCCTGGTGGAAATCAACTGTTATCAAAACGAAGTGAGCGGTTTTTACCTGACCAATGGCCAGCTTATTATAAAAAAGCAAAAGGTGTGGAAATCTGGGATTTGGATGGAAACAAATATATTGATATGAGTATAATGGGAGTATCCTCCTGTATTCTAGGATATGCAGATAAGGATGTGAATGAAGCAGTAAAGAATGTGATAGATAATGGCTCAATGTCAACATTGAATTCTCCTGAGGGAGTTGAATTAACAGAATTATTGTTAAAACTTCATCCATGGGCAGGAATGGTTAGATTTGCCAGAACAGGTGGGGAATCAATGGCTATAGCAGTAAGGATTGCCCGTGCATATACCAAGAAAGATAAAGTAGCTTTCTGTGGTTATCACGGCTGGCATGATTGGTATCTTGCGGCGAATTTAGCTGATAATAAAAACTTAGATGGACAGCTTCTTCCTGGGTTAGAACCATTAGGCGTTCCAAGATGTCTAAAAGGAACAGCAATTCCCTTTACCTATAACAAGATAGATGAATTAAAGAATATTGTATCTAAAAATAAAGACATTGGCGTGATTGTGGTGGAGCCGGTAAGACATCATGAGCCTGAAGATAATTTTCTGGGAAAGATAAAAGAGATAGCTAAGGATATTAAAGCAGTATTAATATTTGATGAGATAACATCTGGCTGGCGAATGAATATTGGCGGAGCTTATAAGTTATATAATGTTCATCCTGATATAGCGGTTTATGCAAAGGCCATAAGCAATGGTTTCCCGATGGCGGCAATTGTTGGAAAAGGGGAAATTATGGATGTGGCTCAGGACAGTTTTATCAGCAGTACCTACTGGACAGAAAGAATAGGCCCTGCTGCAGCCATAGCCACAATCAATAAATTAAAGAAAAACAATGTTCCTTCCCATTTAATCAAAATAGGGGATTTAATTAAAAAAGGATGGAAGAAACTGGCAGATTCTCATAATTTAAAGATAAAGATTATAGGAATTCCACCATTGCCTGCATTTGTGTTTGATTATAAAGACTCTCAGGCGCTTATTACTTTATTTACGCAGGAAATGCTAAAGAGAGGATTTTTGGCTTCTGGTGGTGTTTCCTGTTCTTACAGCCATAAGGAAGAGCACATCAAAAGATATCTTAATAGTGCAGATGAAGTGTTCGGTATAATAAAGAAAGCTATCAAAAAGAATAATGTTCGCAATTTACTCAAAGGACCAGTTGCTCATACTGGATTTAAAAGATTAACTTGA
- a CDS encoding sialidase family protein, translating to MEIKNMGIIYRNQKPHVRSRHAYFPSVVLMDNGEMLASVVLGEAFESVNCHTYVARSKDNGETWHMDGLIYPGTTNRITSDSCRLTAFPKGEVVAFMVRSDRTIHPDEGFTNHENLGFVPTELLLLRSLDYGHTWTKPSSLIPPLVGPCFELCCPIIPLKDGRWILPTQTWPDWDGNCPNGIRMVAFVSHDRGRTWPEYMDVMSEPEGRVFFWESKIVELPDDRLLAIAWVYDDIVSSDRTNQYALSEDGGKTWSTPLSTGLHGQTLTPFLCDDGRILCIYRRMDKSGLWANISRLEKNVWVNEACEPLWGEQTTGLTTTEKDMAHNFNVLKFGAPCITRLSDGTIFVAFWCYEDCISVIRWFKLVV from the coding sequence ATGGAAATCAAGAATATGGGAATCATATATCGAAATCAAAAACCGCACGTGAGAAGCAGACACGCCTATTTCCCCTCAGTAGTACTAATGGATAATGGAGAAATGCTAGCTTCTGTAGTTTTAGGAGAAGCTTTTGAATCCGTCAATTGCCATACTTATGTTGCCCGATCCAAAGACAACGGTGAAACATGGCATATGGATGGACTCATTTATCCAGGAACAACGAACAGAATAACTTCTGACAGTTGTAGATTGACTGCTTTCCCAAAAGGTGAAGTCGTTGCATTTATGGTCAGAAGTGATCGGACTATACATCCGGATGAAGGATTCACTAATCACGAAAATCTGGGATTCGTGCCTACAGAACTTCTGCTGTTACGCTCATTAGATTATGGACATACATGGACTAAACCAAGTTCTCTGATTCCGCCTTTAGTCGGACCCTGCTTTGAGCTGTGCTGTCCAATAATTCCGCTTAAGGATGGTCGGTGGATATTACCTACTCAAACCTGGCCTGATTGGGACGGCAACTGTCCTAATGGAATCAGAATGGTAGCTTTTGTTTCGCATGATCGGGGTAGAACCTGGCCTGAATACATGGATGTGATGAGTGAACCGGAAGGACGTGTCTTCTTTTGGGAATCTAAAATAGTAGAACTGCCTGATGATAGACTACTTGCGATTGCTTGGGTATATGATGATATAGTTTCCTCAGACAGAACCAATCAATACGCTCTGAGTGAAGATGGCGGGAAAACATGGTCAACACCGCTTTCAACAGGACTGCATGGACAGACACTGACGCCGTTTTTGTGCGATGATGGGCGGATTTTGTGTATATATCGGAGAATGGATAAATCTGGATTGTGGGCAAATATTTCTCGTTTGGAGAAGAATGTCTGGGTTAACGAAGCTTGTGAGCCCCTGTGGGGCGAACAGACGACCGGTCTGACTACAACAGAAAAAGACATGGCTCATAATTTCAATGTATTAAAATTTGGGGCTCCATGTATTACCCGGCTTTCAGACGGCACAATATTCGTTGCTTTCTGGTGTTATGAAGATTGCATATCTGTTATTCGTTGGTTCAAGCTTGTCGTTTGA